In the Ornithinimicrobium pratense genome, ATACGCCCTGCCCCGCGCCGGGCCTGGTCACCGTCCGCGCCAGCGTGGTGGCCGCGCAGCTCACACCCTGCTCAGGGCGCCCCCACCGGCGGGTGCGGCAGGGGCCCGGGGGACTAGAACGTCTCGCGGGGCACGTAGGAGCCCCAGACCTCGCGCAGCGCGTCGGCGACCTCGCCACCGGTGGCCCGGGCGCGCAGCGCCTCCCGCATCGGGTAGAGCACGTTGTCGCTGCCCTGGGCGGCCGCCCGCATCTCGTCCAGCCGACGCTCGACCTCAGCGTTGTCGCGCTCCCGCCGCAGCGTCTCCAGCCGCTGCCCCTGTTGGGCCTCGATAGCGGGGTCCACGCGCAACGGCTCGTAGTGCTCGTGCTCGTCGATGGTGTAGCGGTTCTGCCCCACGACGACGCGCTCGCCGGTGTCGATCTGCTGGGCGTTCTCGTAGGCCGAGCGCTCGATCTCGCTCTTCTGGAAACCCTCCTCGATGGCGTGCACCGCCCCTCCGCGGTCATCGACCGCGGCGATCAGCGCCTCCGCGGCGCCCTGCACGTCGTCGGTGAGGCTCTCCACGACGTAGGAGCCGGCAAAGGGATCCACCGTCTTGGTGACGTCGGTCTCGTAGGCCAGCACCTGCTGGGTGCGCAGCGCGAGCCGAGCCGCCTTGGCGCTCGGCAGCGCGATCGCCTCGTCGAAGGAGTTCGTGTGCAGCGACTGAGTCCCCCCGAGCACGGCGGCCAGGCCCTGGACCGCGACCCGGACCATGTTGACCTCCGGCTGCTGGGCGGTCAACTGCACCCCGGCGGTCTGGGTGTGGAAGCGCAGCATCATCGACTTGGGGTTGCGCGCCCCGAACTCCTCCTTCATCATCCGGGCCCAGATGCGGCGGGCTGCGCGGAACTTGGCGACCTCCTCCAGCAGCGTGGTGCGGGCGACGAAGAAGAAGGACAGGCGCGGGGCGAAGTCGTCCACGTGCAGCCCGGCCTCGACCGCCGCCTGCACGTAGGACTTGGCGTTGGCCAGGGTGAAGGCGATCTCCTGCGCGGGCGTGGCACCGGCCTCGGCCATGTGGTAGCCGGAGATCGAGATGGTGTTCCACCGCGGGATCTCGGCCTGACAGTAGGCGAAGATGTTGGAGATCAGCCGCAGCGACTCCGCGGGCGGGTAGATGTAGGTCCCGCGGGCGATGTACTCCTTGAGCACGTCGTTCTGGATCGTGCCGGTCAGCTTCGCCGCGGGGATGTTGTTGCCCTCGGCCACCAGCTGGTACATCAGCAGCAGGGTGGACGCCGGGGCGTTGATGGTCATCGAGGTGGACACCTCGTCCAGGGGCAGCCCGTCGAAGAGGAGGGCCATGTCGTCGATCGAGTCGATCGCCACCCCCACCTTCCCGACCTCCCCCGAGGCCAGCGTGTGGTCGGAGTCGTAGCCCATCTGCGTCGGCAGGTCGAAGGCCACCGACAGGCCGCCGGTGCCGTTGGCGACCAGCTCCCGGTAGCGGGCGTTGGACTCCGCGGCGGTGCCGAAGCCGGCGTACTGGCGCATCGTCCACGGTCGCCCGGTGTACATCGAGGGGTAGACCCCCCGGGTGTAGGGGTAGGACCCGGGCTCCCCGAGCGCGCTTCCGGGGTCGAAACCGTCGAGGTCCGCCGGGCCGTATACAGCTTTGAAGGGCAACCCGGACTCCGTCGTCGACTCAGCCATGGGCCCAAGCCTAGCGAGGGCTCAGCCGGAGCCTGACGTCGCGTCCGTCGCGTCCGTCACCAGCGTCGGGCCGGCGTAGACCAGCCCCGAGTAGAGCTGGACGAGGTCGGCCCCGGCCTCGACCAGCGCGGCCGCGTCCGACCCGGTGAGCACCCCCCCGACCCCGATGACCGGCAGATCGGTGCGGGCACGCACCTGCCGCACCACCTCTCGGGCCCGGAAGGTCAACGGCCCCCCGGACAGCCCGCCTGCCTGCGCCTGGGCCAGCACGGCCTCCTCGGGCGCGACCGAGGACCGCTCCAGGGTGGTGTTGATGGCGATGATCCCCGACACCCCGGCGGCGAGCGACACGTCGAGGGCCTCGTCCAGAGCCGCGTGGCTCAGGTCGGGAGCCAGCTTGACGAGCACCGGGGTGTCCCCGGCGGCTCGGACGACCGCGCGCAGCAGCTCTCCCAGGGGCTCAGCGTCCTGCAGCGAGCGCAGGCCGGGGGTGTTGGGGCTGGAGACGTTGACGGCCAGGTAGTCCGCGAGCCCGTCGAGGACCCGCACGCAGGTGAGGTAGTCCGTCACGGCGTCCTCGACCGGGGTGTCCCTGTTCTTGCCGATGCTCACCCCGACCGGGATCGCGACCAGCCCCTGGTCCCGGGCGGAGCGCAGCCGGCCGGCCATCGCCTGCACGCCGGCGTTGTTGAAGCCCATCCGGTTGATCACGGCCTGGCTCTGCGGCAGTCGGAACAGCCGCGGTCGCGGGTTGCCGCCCTGCGGCCGCGGTGTGACGGTGCCCAGCTCCACGTGCCCGAAGCCGAGGGCCCCCCAGGTCGCCGCGGCGCGCCCGTCCTTGTCCATCCCGGCGGCCAGCCCCACCCGGTGCGGGAACCGCATGCCGAGCAGCTCCACCGGCGAGAGGGTGCCCGCACCGACCGCATACCCCACCATCGAGGCGAGCGCCCGGGTCGTCGGCGTGCGGCCCAGCAGCTCGGCCGCCACGACGGTGCCGTGGTGGGCCACCTCGGGGTCCACTCGGAAGAGCAGGGGCCGGGCCACGTGCCGGTATGCCGCCTCCACGGCTGCCCGGGTGAGCACCCGCCCCTGGCGGTCCAGCGAGGTGTCCATCCGATCGGCGACCGCACCGGGCGCGGTGGGCCGGCCATCGGAGGGCGGGTGGGTGGGGGTCACGACGGTGTGGCGGTCAGGCTGGGCCATGGCCTCAACCCTAGACTGACCAGCGTGGACACCCCTGGCGACGCACCGCGGCAGAGCGGGCCTCGGGGCGGCTCGGAGCGGCTCGACGGCTTCACCGCCGTCGTTCCCGCCGGGGGGTCCGGGACCCGGTTATGGCCGTTGTCCCGCAGCGACTCCCCCAAGTTCCTCCACGACCTCACCGGCAGCGGCCGGTCGCTGCTGCAGGCGACGGTCGAGCGGCTCCGGCCGCTGGCCGGCGATCGGGTCATGGTGGTGACCGGCAGCCGGCACGCGGACAGTGTCCTCGCCCAGCTGCCGGACCTGGCCCCTGAGCACGTGCTGGTCGAGCCCGGACCCCGGGACTCGATGCCCGCGATCGGCTGGGCGGCGGCTGTGCTGGAGCGCCAGGACCCGGACGCGGTGCTGGGCTCGTTCGCGGCTGACCACGTCATCGGTGATGTGCCCGCCTTCCACGGGGTCGTGCGCCAGGCGGTCGCCGCCGCGCGCACCGGGGCCCTGGTCACCCTCGGCATCACCCCGACCCACCCCGCGACCAGTTTCGGTTATATCCAGGTGGGCGCCGAGGCCGCCGTGCCGGGCGCGCCTGACCTGCGGCAGGCCGAGGCGTTCGTGGAGAAGCCGGACGCGCAGCGGGCTGCCGACTACCTTGCGGGTGGCGCCCACCTATGGAACGCCGGGATGTTCGTCGTGCAGGCCCGGACGCTGCTGGAGCTGCTGGAGGTCAGGCACCCCCAGATGGTGCGCACACTGCGCGACATCGCGGCCGATCCTGACCTGGTCACGAGCAGGTGGGAATCGCTGACCAGGATCGCCATCGACCACGCGGTCGCCGAGCCGGCCGCGGCCGCGGGGCGGGTGCGGGTGCTGCCCGCCCGGTTCGCCTGGGACGACATCGGCGACTTCGCCTCGTTGGCGGCCCTGCTGCCCGAGAGCGATGAGCACCCGGGGCTGCGCGTGCTGGGTCCTGCCGATCACGTGCTCAGCGAGGGGTCCACGGGGGTGGTCGTCGCGCATGGCGGGCGGATGGTCATCACCCTCGGGCTCGCCGACGTCGTCGTCGTGGACACCCCGGACGCCGTCCTGGTCACCACGCGCGAGCGCTGCCAGGACGTCAAGGCCGTGGTCGCGGCCCTCCAGGAGCGCGGGCGGGGGGATCTGACCTGAGCACCGGACCCCGACGCCGGGTGTGCGAGGGGCCCCGATACCCACTGGTCATCCAACGCTTACCCGACACACCCCAGGCCGTCGCCGAGGGCGCACCTGGGGTGGACAGGCTGGGCACGTGAAGGTCGCCATCGTCACCGAGTCCTTCCTGCCGGCGCTCAACGGGGTCACCACGAGCGTGTGCAGGGTGCTGGAGTGCCTGCGCGCCCAGGGCCACGAGGCACTCGTCGTCGCCCCCGGGACCAGCCCGTGGAGCCCGGTCCCGACGCCGCAGTACCACGCCGGGTTCCCAGTGCACACGGTCACCAGCGTCCCGGTCCGGCAGTTTCGGGTCGGGCTGCCCTCCTACGAGATGGAGACCGTGCTGCACCGGTTCCGCCCCGACGTGGTGCACGTGGCCTCGCCGTTCGTGCTGGGGGTGCGCGGGCTGACCGCCGCCCGGGCCCTGGGTCTGCCCTCGGTCGCGATCTACCAGACGGACATGCCCTCCTACATCCGCCAGCACGCGGGGCCGGCTGGTGAGCTCACCGCACGCGCCGCCTGGCGCTGGATCCGCCGCATCCACGACCAGGCCGACCTCACCCTGGCACCCTCCAGCGCCGCGTTGGCGGACCTCGCCGCCCACCGCGTCCCCCGGATCGCGCTGTGGGGGCGCGGCGTGGACTCCGAGCTGTTTCATCCCGACCGTCGGACCGACCCGGTCGCCACGGCCCTGCGGGGCGAGCTGGCCCCACACGGAGAGACGCTCCTGGGGTATGTCGGGCGGCTGGCCCCGGAGAAGGAGCTGCACCGCCTGGCCGAGCTGTCCCGCCTCCCCGGCACCCGGCTGGTCCTGGTCGGCGAGGGCCCCAGCCGCGACCTGCTGCAGTCGCTGCTGCCGGGGGCGGTCTTCCTCGGCCGGCGCGAGGGTGCCGCTCTGGCCCAGGCCTACGCCGCCTTCGACGTCTTCGTGCACACCGGCACCCGGGAGACCTTCGGCCAGACCCTGCAGGAGGCCGCCGCGGCCGGGCTGCCGGTAGTGGCTCCCGCCAGGGGTGGCCCGGTGGACCTGGTGGACGTGGGCCGTACTGGCCACCTCTTCGACCCCGACCGCCCAGGCGCCCTGCGCGCGGCGGTCGAGCCGCTCACCGGCCCGGAGGCCGCCGGTCTGCGGGAGCAGCTCGGCCGGGCCGGCCGGGCCAGGGTCCAGCAGCGCTCCTGGCCCGCCCTCGTCGACCAGCTGCTGGACCACTACTCCATGGTCGTGGACCGGGCAACGGCCCGCCCGGTGGTGGCCTGAGCCTCGTCGTCATCACCCCTCCGACCCTTCTCGTGCCCGGCCTCTGGATAGGGTGCGACCGTGACCAGCGGTGACTCGACCACATCCCGGGACGCGGTCATCGGCGTCGCCATCCCGGTGCCTGAGCCCTGGGGTGAGTATCTGCGCCAGCTGCGCGTCGACTACGGCGACACCCGGGCCCGGCACATCCCCACCCACATCACCCTGCTGCCACCCACCACCACGACCTCGGCCGCCCTGGACGGCGTGCGGGCCCACCTGAGCGAGGTGGCTGCGCGGCATACCCCCTTCGAGGCGATCCTGCGCGGCACCGGCACCTTCAGGCCGGTCTCCGACGTGGTCTACGTGCAGGTCGCCCAGGGCGTGGCCAGTTGCGAGCAGCTCGAGCGGGACGTGCGCTCCGGGCCGCTGGAGCGCGAGCTGAGCTTCCCCTACCACCCCCACGTCACCCTCGCCCACGACCTGCCGCAGCGGGTGCTGGACCAGGTCTTCGCCGATCTCACCGGCTTCAGCTGCACCTTCCAGGTCGAGGCGTTCCGGCTCTACGGGCACCGCGGCGACGAGCTGTGGTCCCCGCTGCAGGACTTCCCGATGGGGGCAGCCGAGCGCTGAGCCCATCGGGCCGAGGGTCAGCCGTGCGGGATCCGGAGGACCTGGCCGGCGAAGACGAGCTCAGGGTCCACGCCGTTGAGCTCGGCCACCTCCTGCACGCTGACACCGTGCTGCTCGGCCACGTCCGCCAGGCTCTGACCCGGCTGGATGGTGTGGGTGCGGTAACGCCGCGGCGTCTGCTGCTCCGCCTCGGTGTCGGCCGCGGCCGTCACCGGGTCGGGCGCGTCGCCGTGATCCGGTGATGCTGCCGGCGTCGATGCCGCGGCGCCCGGCTCCGGCTGCGCGGTCCCTAGGACGTCGTCCCTGTCCTCGAAGACCCGCTCATTGAAGGCACGGTCATCAAGCGTCTGGCCATCGGCGGCCCGGCCGGAGCCCGGGAGCACCTTCTCGGCCTTGGCGAGCACCTGTCGGACCTTGGCGAACAGTCCCATGGTCGACCCCTCGTCGTGGTGGTGGGCTGGTGGTGGATAGCGCCCCCACGCTAGCCCGTTCCCCGCCTGCGGGCCAGTGCTGAGGAGCACGCCTGCCCAGCAGCCGCGCGGATCCCTGCGCCAGGACTGTCGGGGCGGGTGCTAGCGTCGGCGCTGGCGGCACCTGCAGCGCCGCCCATCCCACACGTCGAGCGAAGGGCACCCTCGTGAACTCTCCCGTCAAGGTCGCCGTCACCGGCGCTGCCGGCCAGATCGGTTACAGCCTCCTCTTCCGCATCGCCTCCGGTGAGCTGCTGGGCAAGGACACCCCCGTCCAGCTGCGCCTGCTGGAGATCACGCCCGCCCTGAAGACCCTCGAGGGTGTGGTGATGGAGCTGGACGACTGCGCCTTCCCGCTCCTGGCCGGCGTCGAGATCGGTGATGACCCGAACCTGGTCTTCGACGGCGCCAACATCGCCCTGCTGGTCGGCGCCCGCCCGCGCACCAAGGGCATGGAGCGCGGCGACCTGCTCGAGGCCAACGGCGCGATCTTCACCGCGCAGGGCAAGGCCCTCAATGACCACGCCGCTGACGACATCCGGATCACGGTGACGGGCAACCCGGCGAACACCAACGCCCTCATCGCGATGAGCAACGCTCCCGACATCCCCACCGAGCGGTTCAGCGCCCTGACCCGGCTGGACCACAACCGGGCCATCGCCCAGCTGTCGGCCAAGGTCGGTGCGCCGGTGAGCGACATCACCCACATGACCATCTGGGGCAACCACTCCGCGACCCAGTACCCCGACCTGTTCCACGCCAAGGTCGCCGGCCGCAACGCCGCCGAGGCCGTCGGGGACGACAGCCGCGACTGGCTGGAGAACACCTTCATCCCGACCGTGGCCAAGCGTGGCGCGGCCATCATCGAGGCTCGCGGCTCCTCCTCTGCCGCCTCCGCCGCCTCGGCCACCATCGACCACACCCGCGACTGGCTCCTCGGCTCCCCCGCCGACGACTGGGTCTCGATGGCCGTCCGCTCCGACGGCTCCTACGGCGTGGCCGAGGGCCTGATCAGCTCCTTCCCGGTCACCACCGGAGACGGCAGCTGGGAGATCGTCCAGGGCCTGGACATCGACGACTTCTCCCGCGGCAAGATCGACGCCTCCGTTGCCGAGCTGGACGAGGAGCGGACCGCCGTCACCGAGCTTGGTCTCATCTAGCCCGCACCCGCATCTAGCCCGCACCGCACGGCTTACCCCGGGCCGGGTCCTCACCAGAACCGGTGATGGCCCGGCCCGCGGTCGTACGGGGCGTACCTACACCTGACGCAGGTTGGTGGCCAGCAGGGCCACCGCGGCCCCCAGCACCAGCAACGTGGCGACGTCCACCCAGCGGCCCCGCACGGACAGACCACCGGTCAGCCGCGCCGGCAGGCAGGCGCGTAGGAGCGCTAGCACCCCGAGCGTCGCGCCGAGCGCGACCCCGTAGGCGCGCAGGTTCTGCCCCAGGAGCAGCAGCAGGGACAGCGCTAACCCGGCGACGCCGACCCACCACACCCCGAGCGGCTGGGTCTGGCGCGCCGCGC is a window encoding:
- a CDS encoding malate dehydrogenase; protein product: MNSPVKVAVTGAAGQIGYSLLFRIASGELLGKDTPVQLRLLEITPALKTLEGVVMELDDCAFPLLAGVEIGDDPNLVFDGANIALLVGARPRTKGMERGDLLEANGAIFTAQGKALNDHAADDIRITVTGNPANTNALIAMSNAPDIPTERFSALTRLDHNRAIAQLSAKVGAPVSDITHMTIWGNHSATQYPDLFHAKVAGRNAAEAVGDDSRDWLENTFIPTVAKRGAAIIEARGSSSAASAASATIDHTRDWLLGSPADDWVSMAVRSDGSYGVAEGLISSFPVTTGDGSWEIVQGLDIDDFSRGKIDASVAELDEERTAVTELGLI
- a CDS encoding glycosyltransferase family 4 protein, producing the protein MKVAIVTESFLPALNGVTTSVCRVLECLRAQGHEALVVAPGTSPWSPVPTPQYHAGFPVHTVTSVPVRQFRVGLPSYEMETVLHRFRPDVVHVASPFVLGVRGLTAARALGLPSVAIYQTDMPSYIRQHAGPAGELTARAAWRWIRRIHDQADLTLAPSSAALADLAAHRVPRIALWGRGVDSELFHPDRRTDPVATALRGELAPHGETLLGYVGRLAPEKELHRLAELSRLPGTRLVLVGEGPSRDLLQSLLPGAVFLGRREGAALAQAYAAFDVFVHTGTRETFGQTLQEAAAAGLPVVAPARGGPVDLVDVGRTGHLFDPDRPGALRAAVEPLTGPEAAGLREQLGRAGRARVQQRSWPALVDQLLDHYSMVVDRATARPVVA
- a CDS encoding 2'-5' RNA ligase family protein → MTSGDSTTSRDAVIGVAIPVPEPWGEYLRQLRVDYGDTRARHIPTHITLLPPTTTTSAALDGVRAHLSEVAARHTPFEAILRGTGTFRPVSDVVYVQVAQGVASCEQLERDVRSGPLERELSFPYHPHVTLAHDLPQRVLDQVFADLTGFSCTFQVEAFRLYGHRGDELWSPLQDFPMGAAER
- a CDS encoding quinone-dependent dihydroorotate dehydrogenase, which encodes MAQPDRHTVVTPTHPPSDGRPTAPGAVADRMDTSLDRQGRVLTRAAVEAAYRHVARPLLFRVDPEVAHHGTVVAAELLGRTPTTRALASMVGYAVGAGTLSPVELLGMRFPHRVGLAAGMDKDGRAAATWGALGFGHVELGTVTPRPQGGNPRPRLFRLPQSQAVINRMGFNNAGVQAMAGRLRSARDQGLVAIPVGVSIGKNRDTPVEDAVTDYLTCVRVLDGLADYLAVNVSSPNTPGLRSLQDAEPLGELLRAVVRAAGDTPVLVKLAPDLSHAALDEALDVSLAAGVSGIIAINTTLERSSVAPEEAVLAQAQAGGLSGGPLTFRAREVVRQVRARTDLPVIGVGGVLTGSDAAALVEAGADLVQLYSGLVYAGPTLVTDATDATSGSG
- a CDS encoding mannose-1-phosphate guanylyltransferase, which translates into the protein MDTPGDAPRQSGPRGGSERLDGFTAVVPAGGSGTRLWPLSRSDSPKFLHDLTGSGRSLLQATVERLRPLAGDRVMVVTGSRHADSVLAQLPDLAPEHVLVEPGPRDSMPAIGWAAAVLERQDPDAVLGSFAADHVIGDVPAFHGVVRQAVAAARTGALVTLGITPTHPATSFGYIQVGAEAAVPGAPDLRQAEAFVEKPDAQRAADYLAGGAHLWNAGMFVVQARTLLELLEVRHPQMVRTLRDIAADPDLVTSRWESLTRIAIDHAVAEPAAAAGRVRVLPARFAWDDIGDFASLAALLPESDEHPGLRVLGPADHVLSEGSTGVVVAHGGRMVITLGLADVVVVDTPDAVLVTTRERCQDVKAVVAALQERGRGDLT
- a CDS encoding DUF3017 domain-containing protein, with the translated sequence MSSGEQGDRLGAARQTQPLGVWWVGVAGLALSLLLLLGQNLRAYGVALGATLGVLALLRACLPARLTGGLSVRGRWVDVATLLVLGAAVALLATNLRQV
- a CDS encoding LysM peptidoglycan-binding domain-containing protein — protein: MGLFAKVRQVLAKAEKVLPGSGRAADGQTLDDRAFNERVFEDRDDVLGTAQPEPGAAASTPAASPDHGDAPDPVTAAADTEAEQQTPRRYRTHTIQPGQSLADVAEQHGVSVQEVAELNGVDPELVFAGQVLRIPHG
- a CDS encoding acyl-CoA mutase large subunit family protein, with product MAESTTESGLPFKAVYGPADLDGFDPGSALGEPGSYPYTRGVYPSMYTGRPWTMRQYAGFGTAAESNARYRELVANGTGGLSVAFDLPTQMGYDSDHTLASGEVGKVGVAIDSIDDMALLFDGLPLDEVSTSMTINAPASTLLLMYQLVAEGNNIPAAKLTGTIQNDVLKEYIARGTYIYPPAESLRLISNIFAYCQAEIPRWNTISISGYHMAEAGATPAQEIAFTLANAKSYVQAAVEAGLHVDDFAPRLSFFFVARTTLLEEVAKFRAARRIWARMMKEEFGARNPKSMMLRFHTQTAGVQLTAQQPEVNMVRVAVQGLAAVLGGTQSLHTNSFDEAIALPSAKAARLALRTQQVLAYETDVTKTVDPFAGSYVVESLTDDVQGAAEALIAAVDDRGGAVHAIEEGFQKSEIERSAYENAQQIDTGERVVVGQNRYTIDEHEHYEPLRVDPAIEAQQGQRLETLRRERDNAEVERRLDEMRAAAQGSDNVLYPMREALRARATGGEVADALREVWGSYVPRETF